From one Culex quinquefasciatus strain JHB chromosome 3, VPISU_Cqui_1.0_pri_paternal, whole genome shotgun sequence genomic stretch:
- the LOC6052012 gene encoding dynactin subunit 6: MNLKNDIKIMPRSMVCEDSNLRGDITISSGCLIHPSTTIIAESGPIIIGENCIVEEYATIVHRVPKGHKAYQDVLDGTVKPLVIGPDNIFEVGCTVEALKIGERNVFECKSYVSADVTVSNGCVIGAGCRLVGEQVLPEKTVIFGQHCQQREAIEKQRSQMVQLDYLRKILPNYHHLKKATYDPKRHERKFEACTYFVMQTFLDQA, translated from the exons ATGAATCTCAAGAACGA CATCAAAATAATGCCCCGCTCGATGGTGTGCGAGGACAGCAACCTCCGAGGCGACATCACCATCTCCAGCGGGTGTCTGATCCATCCCAGTACGACCATCATCGCCGAGTCGGGCCCGATCATAATCGGTGAGAACTGCATCGTCGAAGAGTACGCCACGATCGTGCACCGCGTCCCGAAGGGCCACAAAGCGTACCAGGACGTGCTGGACGGGACGGTCAAGCCGCTGGTCATCGGGCCGGACAACATCTTCGAGGTCGGTTGCACCGTCGAGGCGCTCAAAATTGGCGAACGGAACGTGTTCGAGTGCAAAAGCTACGTTTCGGCCGACGTGACCGTTTCGAACGGGTGCGTCATCGGGGCCGGCTGCCGGCTGGTGGGCGAGCAGGTCCTGCCGGAAAAGACGGTCATCTTTGGGCAGCACTGCCAGCAGCGGGAGGCGATCGAGAAGCAGCGG TCTCAAATGGTGCAGTTGGACTATCTGCGGAAGATTCTACCAAACTATCATCACTTGAAGAAGGCAACGTACGATCCGAAAAGGCACGAGCGCAAGTTTGAAGCTTGCACTTATTTTGTTATGCAGACTTTTCTTGATCAAGCATAA